One stretch of Manis pentadactyla isolate mManPen7 chromosome 10, mManPen7.hap1, whole genome shotgun sequence DNA includes these proteins:
- the LOC118929854 gene encoding caspase-14-like isoform X2: protein MTTMPCLGNGETVCLCSWLNYPLGKYSVRGLRVALTLSSPEVSASTVAVLDGVFRALGFESCRRRGASVQGFPRELAGFREQLDAHRGPVGCALVAAVAPRGQLRQPRQLVRELSCCGALRGCPKVFLLLSSTPGAAPEPGAFLTGLQELCGRSPHWPLLQLLTEVFCRTAEETSGTTYCPVLRSSLRGALCLGDVGPWGPEPAPGPSAQYDLSGARAALLLAVIQGRPGARHDVEALGGLCEALGFETTLRTDPTAQASILSPLQAFLEELAQFRERLDTHRGPVSCALVALMAHGGPQGQLLAVDGQEVWPEALVQELSGCRALRGCPKVFLLQACRGGHRDAGAGPTLLPWFQRWLQVPPATSSHADVLQIYADAQGGICSGPTPGSCDQADILTVYATAEGCVAYRDEKGSDFIQTLVEVLRAEPQGDLLELLTEANRQVCELDVLGPDSDERRKACLEMRSSLRRRLYLQA, encoded by the exons ATGACCACTATGCCCTGCCTCGGCAATGGGGAAACTGTCTGCCTCTGCTCTTGGCTGAATTACCCCCTG GGGAAGTACAGCGTGCGAGGCCTAAGGGTAGCCCTGACGCTCAGCAGCCCCGAGGTGTCGGCCTCTACAGTCGCTGTCCTGGATGGCGTGTTCCGGGCCTTGGGCTTTGAGAGCTGCCGGAGGAGGGGAGCCTCGGTCCAG GGCTTCCCTAGGGAGCTGGCTGGGTTCCGGGAGCAGCTAGATGCCCACAGAGGCCCTGTGGGCTGCGCCCTAGTGGCCGCGGTGGCTCCCAGGGGGCAGCTGAGGCAGCCACGGCAGCTGGTCCGTGAGCTGAGTTGCTGTGGGGCCCTGCGGGGCTGCCCCAAAGTCTTCCTGCTGCTCTCAAGTACTCCTGGGG CAGCCCCCGAGCCTGGAGCCTTCCTCACCGGCCTGCAGGAGCTCTGTGGCCGCTCTCCTCACTGGCCTCTGCTGCAGCTGCTGACAGAG GTCTTCTGCAGGACGGCGGAAGAGACCTCAGGGACCACCTACTGCCCAGTCCTGCGGAGCTCCCTGCGGGGCGCGCTGTGCCTGGGGGACGTGGGGCCCTGGGGGCCCGAG CCAGCACCCGGCCCCAGTGCTCAGTATGACCTGTCTGGAGCCAGAGCTGCGCTCCTCCTGGCTGTGATCCAGGGCCGGCCCGGGGCCCGGCATGATGTGGAGGCGCTGGGGGGCCTCTGTGAGGCCCTGGGCTTCGAGACCACACTGAGGACGGACCCTACAGCCCAG GCCTCAATCTTGTCCCCACTCCAGGCTTTCCTAGAGGAGCTGGCCCAGTTCCGGGAGCGGCTGGATACCCATAGGGGCCCTGTGAGCTGTGCCCTTGTGGCCCTGATGGCCCATGGGGGGCCTCAGGGCCAACTGCTGGCGGTTGATGGGCAAGAGGTGTGGCCAGAGGCACTGGTGCAGGAGCTGAGTGGCTGCAGGGCCCTGCGGGGCTGCCCCAAGGTCTTCCTGCTTCAGGCTTGCCGTGGGG GGCACAGGGATGCTGGCGCAGGGCCCACACTTCTCCCCTGGTTCCAGCGCTGGCTGCAGGTGCCACCAGCCACTTCCTCCCACGCAGATGTCCTCCAGATCTATGCCGATGCCCAAG GCGGCATCTGCAGTGGCCCCACTCCAGGGAGCTGTGACCAAGCAGACATCCTGACTGTCTATGCAACTGCTGAGG GCTGTGTAGCGTATCGGGATGAGAAGGGCTCAGACTTCATTCAGACGCTGGTGGAGGTGCTCAGAGCTGAACCCCAGGGAGACCTTCTGGAGTTGCTGACTGAG GCCAACCGGCAGGTGTGTGAACTGGACGTGCTGGGCCCTGACAGCGATGAGCGGCGCAAGGCCTGCCTGGAGATGCGCAGTTCGCTGAGGCGCCGGCTCTACCTGCAGGCCTGA
- the LOC118929854 gene encoding caspase-14-like isoform X1, which translates to MAFLVAGTLQVASQMAVAQGSLERKGKYSVRGLRVALTLSSPEVSASTVAVLDGVFRALGFESCRRRGASVQGFPRELAGFREQLDAHRGPVGCALVAAVAPRGQLRQPRQLVRELSCCGALRGCPKVFLLLSSTPGAAPEPGAFLTGLQELCGRSPHWPLLQLLTEVFCRTAEETSGTTYCPVLRSSLRGALCLGDVGPWGPEPAPGPSAQYDLSGARAALLLAVIQGRPGARHDVEALGGLCEALGFETTLRTDPTAQASILSPLQAFLEELAQFRERLDTHRGPVSCALVALMAHGGPQGQLLAVDGQEVWPEALVQELSGCRALRGCPKVFLLQACRGGHRDAGAGPTLLPWFQRWLQVPPATSSHADVLQIYADAQGGICSGPTPGSCDQADILTVYATAEGCVAYRDEKGSDFIQTLVEVLRAEPQGDLLELLTEANRQVCELDVLGPDSDERRKACLEMRSSLRRRLYLQA; encoded by the exons ATGGCCTTCTTGGTGGCTGGGACCCTGCAGGTGGCCTCGCAGATGGCAGTTGCTCAGGGGAGCCTGGAAAGAAAG GGGAAGTACAGCGTGCGAGGCCTAAGGGTAGCCCTGACGCTCAGCAGCCCCGAGGTGTCGGCCTCTACAGTCGCTGTCCTGGATGGCGTGTTCCGGGCCTTGGGCTTTGAGAGCTGCCGGAGGAGGGGAGCCTCGGTCCAG GGCTTCCCTAGGGAGCTGGCTGGGTTCCGGGAGCAGCTAGATGCCCACAGAGGCCCTGTGGGCTGCGCCCTAGTGGCCGCGGTGGCTCCCAGGGGGCAGCTGAGGCAGCCACGGCAGCTGGTCCGTGAGCTGAGTTGCTGTGGGGCCCTGCGGGGCTGCCCCAAAGTCTTCCTGCTGCTCTCAAGTACTCCTGGGG CAGCCCCCGAGCCTGGAGCCTTCCTCACCGGCCTGCAGGAGCTCTGTGGCCGCTCTCCTCACTGGCCTCTGCTGCAGCTGCTGACAGAG GTCTTCTGCAGGACGGCGGAAGAGACCTCAGGGACCACCTACTGCCCAGTCCTGCGGAGCTCCCTGCGGGGCGCGCTGTGCCTGGGGGACGTGGGGCCCTGGGGGCCCGAG CCAGCACCCGGCCCCAGTGCTCAGTATGACCTGTCTGGAGCCAGAGCTGCGCTCCTCCTGGCTGTGATCCAGGGCCGGCCCGGGGCCCGGCATGATGTGGAGGCGCTGGGGGGCCTCTGTGAGGCCCTGGGCTTCGAGACCACACTGAGGACGGACCCTACAGCCCAG GCCTCAATCTTGTCCCCACTCCAGGCTTTCCTAGAGGAGCTGGCCCAGTTCCGGGAGCGGCTGGATACCCATAGGGGCCCTGTGAGCTGTGCCCTTGTGGCCCTGATGGCCCATGGGGGGCCTCAGGGCCAACTGCTGGCGGTTGATGGGCAAGAGGTGTGGCCAGAGGCACTGGTGCAGGAGCTGAGTGGCTGCAGGGCCCTGCGGGGCTGCCCCAAGGTCTTCCTGCTTCAGGCTTGCCGTGGGG GGCACAGGGATGCTGGCGCAGGGCCCACACTTCTCCCCTGGTTCCAGCGCTGGCTGCAGGTGCCACCAGCCACTTCCTCCCACGCAGATGTCCTCCAGATCTATGCCGATGCCCAAG GCGGCATCTGCAGTGGCCCCACTCCAGGGAGCTGTGACCAAGCAGACATCCTGACTGTCTATGCAACTGCTGAGG GCTGTGTAGCGTATCGGGATGAGAAGGGCTCAGACTTCATTCAGACGCTGGTGGAGGTGCTCAGAGCTGAACCCCAGGGAGACCTTCTGGAGTTGCTGACTGAG GCCAACCGGCAGGTGTGTGAACTGGACGTGCTGGGCCCTGACAGCGATGAGCGGCGCAAGGCCTGCCTGGAGATGCGCAGTTCGCTGAGGCGCCGGCTCTACCTGCAGGCCTGA